CGTATTCCACCATTTCCTGCCAGAGAACCTCGGTGACCCCTTCGGTTTTCACTTTTTGGAAATTGCCGTCACCATCAAGAATGGCGTTGCCGTAATCGTTCACTTCAAGACCCCAGGAAACCATCTGCAGGGCGGTTGCCACATTGGCCTTGGTGGTTCTGGTTTTCGAGGCGATGTCACGCAGGCGGTCGGAACTGTTCCCGGAAGTGCCGTGCTGGGCGCCGGAAACGCCATAGGGGGTCAGCACTTTATGGATGGAGGCGGTCAGTTCGACCTGGATGCCCTGGCCGCTGGCTTCGATACCGTGAGTGGTGCCGTTGTTTAGGGCAATCCAGTCGGGGAAGATATCGTGGGCATTCAACCCTCTGATCAGGAACAGGGCTTCGTCTGCAGAAGAGAGTCCGTCGCTGCCTTTGATCTCGCCGATTTCGGTTTCAAGACCTGCCCAGGCGGGAACGAATTGTTTCAGGGCCAGATTGGCCAGAAGGTTCTTGTCGTCCGGCATATGGGAGGCGTCGATGGCAATGGAGGTGATCCCGGCTTCAAACATGGTGGGGATTTCTACCTTGGCATATTCGAGGTCGCTTTCCTTTTTGATCCCGTAATGATCGGCGTGGATGGCCACCGGCACCGTGATCCCGAGTTCATTGCAGAAAGCATCCACCTGGCGGGCCATATTCCAGTAATTGGTAGGGCAGTAAGCCTTGGCGCCACCTTCGGAACGGGCGATCTCGATGATAATCGCGGCATCGGCTTTCTGGGCGGCCATCAGTGCGCCGCGGATCACCAGGCTGCTCCGGCCATTGGCGGCAATGGTCATTGCCTTGCCCTTGGCGAGAAGCGCCCGGTCGATAAATTTACCGCTGACCAGAAGAGCTTTCGAGTTCGGGAAAAGTTTTACAATATTGGGTGGTCTTCCTGTTTCAATGGCCTTCAGGAAGTCTGCGGAGTAGCCGGACATAATAATCTCCCTTAAAAAATTACGGATCAAAAACAGTTATCGGTTAATGAATTTGCAACATGTGTTAAACTCTTCTACCCAAATGTGCAGATGTTGTAAACTGCCCTTGGAATTTATCAATAGTTGATCCCGGTAGGCCTTAACCGGCCCTGAGTGGATAAAGAAATCTGTTCTAAATGTATCGGCGGTTCTGTAAACTTGTGAACATAATAGAACGATTCTACTACATCGGCAGGTCTGGAAAAAATAAAAAATAGTTATCGCATGCAGATATTATTCTGAGTCGAAGCAAAAGATGGAGAAACAATATGACGGGTGAGCGTTTCAGGGCTCTGGTGGTCAGGGAAAACCAGGAAGGGGTTTTTACGAGAGGCGTTGAAGAGAGAAGTGTTGATGATCTGCCGCCGGGCGAGGTGCTGGTCCGAGTGATGTATTCTTCCCTCAATTACAAGGATGGCTTGTCTGCTTCGGGGAACAGGGGGGTCACCAGGAGATACCCTCATACCCCCGGGGTCGATGCGGCAGGAATTGTTGCAGAATGTGTCGGCGGAGAGTTTCGTCCCGGGGATGAGGTTGTCGTTTCCTGTTATGATCTCGGGATGAACACCTCCGGCGGGTTTGGCCAGTATATCAGGGTGCCTGCCGGGTGGGTGATGAAGCTCCCGGACGGTTTGAGCCTTAAAGAAAGCATGATTTACGGAACCGGCGGTTTTACGGCCGCCCACTCGGTATGGCGTCTGATTCAGGGCGGGGTAAAGCCTGAACATGGAAAGGTTCTGGTGACTGGAGCTACCGGCGGGGTCGGGATATTCAGTGTCGGGATTCTGGCTAAGGCAGGGTATGAAGTAACGGCGGTGACCGGCAAGGAGTCGGCGGTCCCGTTCCTGAAAGAGCGGGGTGCGGCGGCAGTCATCACCAGGGAGGAGGCGACGGACCGGAGCGGCCGGATGATCCTGAAAGGGCGCTGGAGTGGGGTGGTCGATACCGTGGGCGGCGAGCTTTTGTCAACGGCATTACGGTCGGTCAGATACGGTGGGGTGGTTACCTGTTGCGGCAATGTGGCGGGGCCTGAGTTTTCGGCGAATGTCTTTCCCTTTATCCTGCGGGGGATCTCGCTGCTCGGCATCGATTCAGCGGAATGTCCGATGGCGTTGCGGAAAGAGATCTGGCAGAAGATCGGTTCGGACTGGAAACTGGGTAATCTGGAATCCATTTGCCGGGAAGTGGATCTTGATGGTCTTGATGATGAGATCAACAGGATCATGAAAGGCGGTATCCAGGGCAGGGTGGTTGTTAGAATATGAGGAGAGGGAGTGATCAATAATTCAGCGAGGGAATAATTATGGAAGATATTATTCTGTTTGTAGATGATGACGAGAAGATTCTGGCGGCCATGAGGCGGGAGTTGATGGATGAGGATTTAACGGCGCTCACAGCCGGTTCGGCGAGCGAGGCTTTGGAAGTATTGGCCAGAATGCCATGCAAGGTTATTGTCGCCGATGTGAAAATGCCGGGGACCAACGGGTTCGAACTTCTTGAAATGGCAAAAGAGATCAATCCGAAGATTGTCAGGATGATTCTCTCGGGTCATGCCGATGTGGAGCTGATTCTGGCTGAGGTGAATAGAAAGGGGATCGACCGCTATATTGTCAAGCCATGGGATCCGGGGATATTGAAAAAACTGCTTTGTGATGGAGTCGAACTGTATGATTTACGCCAATCCGCCGGTTCCTGATCGAGGACCTCTTCTTAACTTTGAACATGATTGATTTCACTCCTGATCATGAGCTTGCCGCTCTCCGTGATATTCTTGATGAACAGGAATCGGTTCGACTGCACCCTTTTGCCACCTTGAGCCGGGATTCCATCCGACGTCGTCCCGAAGAAAAGGCGGGGCATCGCCAGTCATTCTCGCTTGACTGCGACCGGATCCTCCACTCCAGGGCCTATACCAGATATATCGACAAGACCCAGGTCTTTTCGCTGGTCACCAACGATCATATCTCGCACCGGGTTCTGCATGTGCAGCTGGTTTCCAAGATCGCCCGGACGGTTGGCCGCTTCCTTGGTCTGAATGAGGACCTGATCGAGGCCATTGCCCTGGCCCATGATCTTGGCCACCCGCCCTTCGGGCATGAAGGCGAGCGGCTCTTGTCGGACCTGTGTCTCTCCCATGGGATCCCTGAATTCCACCACAATATCCAGTCGGTGGTCTTCATGGATCGGATTGAAAAGGGCGGGCGGGGCTGGAATCTTTCTCTGCAGGTTCTGGACGGCATCCTGTTTCATGATGGCGAAACCCACAGCGATGCCCTTCGACCATATCGGACAAGGGGCTTTGAAGAAATTGACCGGATCGTCTCCCAGAAAGATGAGGTGCCGCTGACCCCGGAGCAGAGGGTGCCGATGACTCTTGAAGGGTGTGTGGTGAGGGTGTGTGACACGATCGGGTACATCGGGCGGGACATCGAAGACGCTATCGAACTGGAACTGATTAGCCGCGAGGATATCCCTGAAGAGTGCGTCGAAGTCCTCGGGCCGACCAACGGCACCATGGTCTATCGACTGGTTGCCGATCTGATCAGAAACGGTTGCCGTGAAGACAGAGTATCCTTAAGTCCGGAAATTTCTAAAGCTCTTGCGAAACTGAAAAGGTTCAATTACGAGCGAATTTATTTAAATCCTGTTATAAAGGCCGGGTTCAATGATATTGCCTCGTGTTATCAGGCACTTTTTACGAAATATCTGGACGATGTCCGTCGGGGTGAAAAGAACACGGAGATTTACCGTGAGTTTCTTTCCGGGATGGGAGAAGAGTATCTGGACAGCTTCGGTCCTGCGGTCAAGGTCAGGGATTTTATTTCCGGCATGACCGACGAATATCTGCTGGTCAGGGCAGCCGAGCTTGGATGCCGGGTGCCGCGGAAGGTGGTCAGACCGGTTGCGGGTTGAGTGCCAGAAATGATCTGAAGTCTGGAACGATGGAAGTCTTATGAAGGTCGGCAAAGTATTAAATATCACCACCCTTGACCTGACCTTGCCGGGCAGGCTCAAGAAATTCCTGCCCGGGGAAAACTCCCTGATGGTGATTATCGCCACGGCAATCGGTGTTGCGGCCGGTATTGCCAACATCGCTTTCCGGACGGTCACCGAAATCGTCCATGACATGATTTTTGTCCCGGGCCACGCCCTGGCAACCCTTGGCGGCTGGCACATTCTGCTTCTGCCACTGGTGCCGATGGCCGGGATGGTCCTGCTGATTCCTCTTTCCCTGATGTATCCCGGCAAGGTCAATGGCTATGGATTCCCGAAGTTCCTGCGCAAGGTGAATCTTGAGGGCGGGATCATCAAGTTCAGAACCATCGTTGTCAAAATTCTTTCCACCGCCCTCACTATCGGCAGCGGAGGCTCGGCGGGAGTCGAAGGGCCGATTGCCCAGGTCGGCGGCGCCCTTGGTTCCCAGGTGGGCCAGTTTTTCCGGATGTCCGGGGCCAGGATGAAGGTCTATATTGCCGCAGGCTGTGCCGGAGGTGTCGGCGCCATGTTCAACGCCCCCATCGCCGGGGTGTTTTTTGCCTCCGAAATAGTTCTGCTCGGCAGTTATGAAGTCTCCTCCTTTGCGGCCCTCGTGATCTCTTCGGCCATCGCGACGGTTATTTCCCGGGCCTATTACGGAGAGTCCCCCGCTTTTCCGATTCCCGACTATCATCTGATCAATCCGATGGTTGAAATCCCCCTCTATATCCTGATGGGGGTGATTATCGGTCTGATCGCGGTCTTTCATATCAGGATATTCTATGCGATCAGGGACCGCTTTGCGGAGCTGAAAATTCATCCGCAACTCAAACCGATCTTCGGCGCCTTTCTGGTTGGCTGTCTGGCGATCTTCTTTCCCCAGATCATGGGTGACGGCTACCATTATATTGAAAGTGTCCTGTTTGGAAACGGGGTGGTCTGGGTGATGGTTGCCCTGATCTTCATGAAGATCGTCGCCACCGCCATTACCCTCGGTTCAGGAGGGGCCGGAGGGGTTTTTGCCCCGGCGCTGTTTATCGGAGCAGTGATCGGCGGCGCCTTCGGTGGGGTGGCCCACGAACTGCTGCCCGGACTCACGGCCAATCCGGGCGCCTACGCGGCGGTGGGGATCGGGGCATTTCTCGCTGCCTCCACCCATGCCCCGGTCACGGCAATCTTTCTTCTGTTCGAAATGACCGGCAACTATCTGATCATCATCCCGATCATGCTGACCAGTATCATCGGCACCGTGGTCGCTTCGAAGTTCAATCAAGATTCCATCGACACCGTTGATTTCAGCCGGGAAGGCATTGACATCCACGAGGGGATGGAGATGGCGATCATGAAATCGATCAAGGTCGGCGCGGAAATCACCGAAGATGTGGATTTTATCAGTGAAAAAGCCAATATCGATCAATTGCTGGCGATTTTCCGGATGGCCGAACGCAGCTTCTATTTTCCGGTGATCGACGAGACCGGCCGGATGACCGGGATTATCTCCATGCAGGATGTGAAATGGATCCTGCACGATGAAGAGCAGCGGATGGAAGCCCTGGTGGGAAACGTCTGTTCAAAGGATGTTATTGTTCTCACCCCGGATGACAATCTCTATACCGCGATGACCCTTTTTGATCTGAAGGGGATTGAAGAGGTGCCGGTTGTCGAGGCGACCGATAACCGCTGGGTTGTCGGGATGCTGAAGCGGCGCGACGTGATCAGTCGATACAATCAGGAAGTTCTGAAACGGGGGATCAGCGAGAAGAAATCCGCCCTGCAGTTAAAATAAAAGATGTGCGCGCAAGGTTGGTTTTTTATCTAATGATTTCAAGCAGTTGTCAAAAAAACTTGACAGCCGGGAAGCGATGGGCGAGTCTTCTTCACTCTTCACTCTTCACTCTTCACTCTTCACTCTTCACTCTTCACTCTTCACTCTTCACTCTTCACTCTTCACTCTTCACTCTTCACTCTTCACTCTTCACTCTTCACTCTTCACTTCAATGACAACAATCCATCTGTAAAAATACGTCCACCACTTCGGGGTCAAAATGGGTGCCGGAGCGTGACCGGATATGTTTCCGGGCTTTTTCCTTCGACCAGGGCTCGTGATAGCGCCTTTCACTGACCAGGGCGTCCCAGGTGTCTACCAGCGAGAATATTCTGGCCGCCAGTGGAATCTCCTTGCCTTTCAGGCCCCTCGGGTAGCCGGTGCCGTCCCATCGTTCATGATGGCAATAGGGGATGTCCAGGGCCGGTTTCAGGTATTCGATCTTTGAGAGCATCTCGTAGGCATACAGGGGGTGCTTGTGCATCTGCGCAAGTTCTTCACCGGTCAGCTCACCTTCTTTCAGCAGCACCGTGTCGGGTACCGCCATCTTGCCGATGTCGTGGAGCAGGGCGCCGCGGGTGACATGAACAAGCTCCTCCTCGGTCATCCCGAATTCTATACAGATATCAACCGTCATTCTGACCACCCTTTTGCTGTGACCTTCTGTTTCCCGATCCCGCAGTTCAAGAGCGTGTCCCCAGCCCTCGATGGTTGTGTCATAAGCTTTGGTCAGTTCAAGGTTGCTCTGCTCAAGTTCAAGATTGATTTTTTTCAATTGCCGTTCGTTTTCGGCAATCTGACTCAGGGAGTGGAGAGTAATCCGGGTGATCACAAAGACAAAGAGGCCGCCGCCGAAAAATACGGCGGAAGTAAGCACCTCAAGGGGGAAATCGGCGTGAAAGATCTGGATTGCCAGAAAAAGAAGATAGCCGATCAGAAAAGATCCCATCAGAACAGAGATCAGCTGCCATTTAACGACTATTTTTTTAGGGATATCATCAACGGAACGTAACTGGATGACGAGAGCTGCGCCGAGAAAAAGGCTGCCGACGACGACAGCTGATATGATCAGGAATGACAACGGGTTCATGATGGTTTTTTTTACTCTTTATGGGACAGAGTTGCCACTATGGAAAGCAAAAAAAAAAAGCCCGGACCATGTTGATCCGGGCATTTTTTGTTAATTGTGAATTGAAATCTCAGTCGAGGAAGGCGATGTCGACCGACGGGCGCATGGTGGCGCAGGTGGCCAGAGCACCGTGGATCTTGTGGTTTTTAAAGGCGTCGATCAGCTTGGCATCGGCGCCCTTGCCGGCGTCATACTCACAGAGAGCCTGCTGGGAGAGGTTGTAATCGAAGCGCGGCGCCCATTTTCGTGAACCGAGGCGGGCGGTGGTTGAGCAGTTGTCAACCATGAAGGCCACCCCCTTATGATGCATATAGGGGTTCAACGAGTCAACGGCCTCGATGACCGACTCATTGGCAACCTCGCTTAAGCAATGCCCCTTCTCGATCAGAAGATCGATCTGGGCCATCATCGTTGCGCAGTACATCCCTGCGGTGAAAGGATCGATCCTGATTTCTGCTTCGGTCCGGTTGGCCCGAACTTTCTCGCCGACCTGCCACATTCTGGTGCCGTCGATCTTGCCCATCGGGAAACGTTTGTGTCTCTGGCCGGCCATGACCACGCTTCTGATCTCGTTGCAGCTTGAGACTTCATCGTACATCTCAAGAAGAATATCGAAGGCCGGACCATAGGAAAGAGAGTAGATCCGCTCAAACACCTTTTTGTCGTCAGCGTTCAGCTTGTTGTAGACGGCGATGATCCCCTCATGGGAAATGGTCTTGCTGATCGGTCCGGTGATGTTCTCGACGGTGGCGATGAAGGCTGCCGTTTCATCCATCCCCTTTTCCATGACATAGCGGCGGTACAGCGCTTCAACGATCCCGTGGACGGCGCCGAGGAGGATGCCGCGCTCGCCGAAGATGTCGCTCCTGAACTCGTACCCGAGAGTAGTCATGAACATGTAGGGTGAACCGAGGGCGACCGCCCAGCCGAGTGCATGCTCGGTGGCCTTGCCGTTCACATCCTGCTCAATGGCGAAACTTGCGTTGATCCCGGCGCCGTTAACTTTCTTGCCCTGAACGTACAGGCGGCGAACGGAAGGCCCCATCCCTTTCGGGCAGACTCCGACCACATTGACATTGGGCGGGAACTTCTTGCCGATACTTTCGATATAACCGAGAAGGAATCCGTGGGAAAGGCCAAGGGTCGCGCCATCTTTCAGATTATCGAAGACCTGCTGGTAATTTTCGGCCTGAGCGGCATCCGAGATCAGCAGGATCACCATGTCTGACTCGCGGATAACCTGGTACATTTCGCCGAGGGTATTGTTCTTTTCAGTGAAACCGGCCTCACGGGCGGCGGCCATGGAAGAGCTTCCCTCACGAAGACCGATTTTGACCCTGACGGAGGTGCCTTCAAGCGAATCACGCAGGTTCTGTGCCTGGGCAGGACCCTGGGAGCCCCAGCCGATTACGCCGATCTGCTTGATTCCGGCGAAGGCTTTGGGCAGCAGGGGGAATTTGTCCCGGCCGCCGACCACGACCATTTCTTCGGTTTCGGCGAGTTTTATTATTTCGGTGTCAAAAACCTCTGTCTTGAATGTAAGACCCATGGGGTGCCTCCAGTAAAGATGGTGTTACCGCGCAAATGTAATCGGTGTTCAGCGGGGCAATATATTTAATAAAATGAATCGATCAGTTGAGCTTCCCGTCCGGAGTGTTTTTATTCACCCGGGTTTTATTCAGGGAAACCAATTTATATAACCGAATGAGCGTCAACAGTAAACAATATATGCGCCGCTGTCGGAAAAAATGGCAGGGTCCGATACTTTTGTCCTGCTATGACATTTTTCGGGTAAGTGGTTGCGTTGAATATGAGTTGAATCCCTGGTCATATTTCACTAACATTTGAACATACCCTGATTATTTTTATCCGTTCCTCTTCATCCATTCATGAGGGTCCAATATGGTTGGAAAAATTATGATCTTTCTCTGCTGTCTTCTTCCGGCCCCGATGATTGCTTCCGCCAGCGTCGTCTCATTTGAAGAAAGATATGTCTATGATGCCGGCGAGGCAGACAGCAAGCTCACCTGTCGGGCCATATCTCTTCTTGAGGTCAAAAAGCTCCTTCTGGAAAGACTCGGCACCTATGTGCAGAGCAACACCGAAGTGGTCAACCTGCAGCTTACCAGGGACGAGGTGACAACCTTAAGCGCCGGAGTGGTGAAGACCGAGATCATTGATGAAAAATGGGACGGCATGAGCTATTCGCTCACCGCCCGGGTCGAGGTCGATCCTGACTCGGTGGCAAGGATGATCAGCGAACTGATCAAAAGTGACGAGGGCGGGGAAAAGATTAAACAGCTGGAAAGCATGAACAACGAAGCCGTCAGCAGGATTGAGGACCTGAAGCAGCAGATGGCTGCAGCTCAGAATGACCTGATCGCCATCAACCGTGACTACCGGCAGGCGGCTAAAGTAATCGATTCGCTCGGCGCCTTTGAAAAAGGCATGGACCAGATGCGGGAAGAGAAGTTTGGCGAGGCTGCTGAAAGTTTCAGCAAGGCCATAGAGATGGACCCGCGCTATAATAACTACCTGATGCGGGGGAAGGCATACCGCTCGAGCAGGAAATTTGATCTGGCCCTGGCTGATTTCAACAAAACCCTTGAATTGAAGCCGACCGCGGCTGAAGCGCTCTTCCAGAAGGGGCGCGTTTATCTGGAAATCGGGGACAAAAGAAAAGGGGTTGAATTGATCCAGGATTCCGCCAGGCAGGGGAACGGCAAGGCCAGATTGTGGTTGAAATCAAAGGGGAAAAGTTATTGACGTCAATCAAGTGGTATCGGAACAAATCTGAAATATTGCAGTTCAGACGGCAACTTCCTGCTGCACAAAACGGGAGTGAATTTTCTTCATCACCTTGCTGAAACATTTCGGGCAATAGGCATGGGTGATTTGTTTGCGATTGTCCGGCAGCTGTTTCTTCCAGCTTTTGCCTTTCTTGATATGGTTGCATCCGCAACACATGATTTCCATAACGTTCTCCATTTTCCGCAAATTCTCTTGATGCTCAGGGGTTCAGTTCATCCACTTTGACAACCGTTTCCTGACAACTAACTTATTATGGGAATAAAAAAAATGTCAGGTCAATATTTTTTTTTGCATGCTGAATAAAAGATTGGTGTCATCCATAT
The window above is part of the Pseudomonadota bacterium genome. Proteins encoded here:
- a CDS encoding class II fructose-bisphosphate aldolase; translated protein: MSGYSADFLKAIETGRPPNIVKLFPNSKALLVSGKFIDRALLAKGKAMTIAANGRSSLVIRGALMAAQKADAAIIIEIARSEGGAKAYCPTNYWNMARQVDAFCNELGITVPVAIHADHYGIKKESDLEYAKVEIPTMFEAGITSIAIDASHMPDDKNLLANLALKQFVPAWAGLETEIGEIKGSDGLSSADEALFLIRGLNAHDIFPDWIALNNGTTHGIEASGQGIQVELTASIHKVLTPYGVSGAQHGTSGNSSDRLRDIASKTRTTKANVATALQMVSWGLEVNDYGNAILDGDGNFQKVKTEGVTEVLWQEMVEYATKNGWKGGNYKNLNLPFENKILGQPKSIRDRMAGRVCDFVYNMLVNVFNAEGSAPIAIETILKSGSYDPGHKAERTENPADWTGDKIARMAATLDTDKGPAGNFDD
- a CDS encoding YhdH/YhfP family quinone oxidoreductase — encoded protein: MTGERFRALVVRENQEGVFTRGVEERSVDDLPPGEVLVRVMYSSLNYKDGLSASGNRGVTRRYPHTPGVDAAGIVAECVGGEFRPGDEVVVSCYDLGMNTSGGFGQYIRVPAGWVMKLPDGLSLKESMIYGTGGFTAAHSVWRLIQGGVKPEHGKVLVTGATGGVGIFSVGILAKAGYEVTAVTGKESAVPFLKERGAAAVITREEATDRSGRMILKGRWSGVVDTVGGELLSTALRSVRYGGVVTCCGNVAGPEFSANVFPFILRGISLLGIDSAECPMALRKEIWQKIGSDWKLGNLESICREVDLDGLDDEINRIMKGGIQGRVVVRI
- a CDS encoding response regulator — translated: MEDIILFVDDDEKILAAMRRELMDEDLTALTAGSASEALEVLARMPCKVIVADVKMPGTNGFELLEMAKEINPKIVRMILSGHADVELILAEVNRKGIDRYIVKPWDPGILKKLLCDGVELYDLRQSAGS
- a CDS encoding HD domain-containing protein — translated: MIDFTPDHELAALRDILDEQESVRLHPFATLSRDSIRRRPEEKAGHRQSFSLDCDRILHSRAYTRYIDKTQVFSLVTNDHISHRVLHVQLVSKIARTVGRFLGLNEDLIEAIALAHDLGHPPFGHEGERLLSDLCLSHGIPEFHHNIQSVVFMDRIEKGGRGWNLSLQVLDGILFHDGETHSDALRPYRTRGFEEIDRIVSQKDEVPLTPEQRVPMTLEGCVVRVCDTIGYIGRDIEDAIELELISREDIPEECVEVLGPTNGTMVYRLVADLIRNGCREDRVSLSPEISKALAKLKRFNYERIYLNPVIKAGFNDIASCYQALFTKYLDDVRRGEKNTEIYREFLSGMGEEYLDSFGPAVKVRDFISGMTDEYLLVRAAELGCRVPRKVVRPVAG
- a CDS encoding chloride channel protein; the encoded protein is MPGRLKKFLPGENSLMVIIATAIGVAAGIANIAFRTVTEIVHDMIFVPGHALATLGGWHILLLPLVPMAGMVLLIPLSLMYPGKVNGYGFPKFLRKVNLEGGIIKFRTIVVKILSTALTIGSGGSAGVEGPIAQVGGALGSQVGQFFRMSGARMKVYIAAGCAGGVGAMFNAPIAGVFFASEIVLLGSYEVSSFAALVISSAIATVISRAYYGESPAFPIPDYHLINPMVEIPLYILMGVIIGLIAVFHIRIFYAIRDRFAELKIHPQLKPIFGAFLVGCLAIFFPQIMGDGYHYIESVLFGNGVVWVMVALIFMKIVATAITLGSGGAGGVFAPALFIGAVIGGAFGGVAHELLPGLTANPGAYAAVGIGAFLAASTHAPVTAIFLLFEMTGNYLIIIPIMLTSIIGTVVASKFNQDSIDTVDFSREGIDIHEGMEMAIMKSIKVGAEITEDVDFISEKANIDQLLAIFRMAERSFYFPVIDETGRMTGIISMQDVKWILHDEEQRMEALVGNVCSKDVIVLTPDDNLYTAMTLFDLKGIEEVPVVEATDNRWVVGMLKRRDVISRYNQEVLKRGISEKKSALQLK
- a CDS encoding HD domain-containing protein, encoding MNPLSFLIISAVVVGSLFLGAALVIQLRSVDDIPKKIVVKWQLISVLMGSFLIGYLLFLAIQIFHADFPLEVLTSAVFFGGGLFVFVITRITLHSLSQIAENERQLKKINLELEQSNLELTKAYDTTIEGWGHALELRDRETEGHSKRVVRMTVDICIEFGMTEEELVHVTRGALLHDIGKMAVPDTVLLKEGELTGEELAQMHKHPLYAYEMLSKIEYLKPALDIPYCHHERWDGTGYPRGLKGKEIPLAARIFSLVDTWDALVSERRYHEPWSKEKARKHIRSRSGTHFDPEVVDVFLQMDCCH
- a CDS encoding ketol-acid reductoisomerase encodes the protein MGLTFKTEVFDTEIIKLAETEEMVVVGGRDKFPLLPKAFAGIKQIGVIGWGSQGPAQAQNLRDSLEGTSVRVKIGLREGSSSMAAAREAGFTEKNNTLGEMYQVIRESDMVILLISDAAQAENYQQVFDNLKDGATLGLSHGFLLGYIESIGKKFPPNVNVVGVCPKGMGPSVRRLYVQGKKVNGAGINASFAIEQDVNGKATEHALGWAVALGSPYMFMTTLGYEFRSDIFGERGILLGAVHGIVEALYRRYVMEKGMDETAAFIATVENITGPISKTISHEGIIAVYNKLNADDKKVFERIYSLSYGPAFDILLEMYDEVSSCNEIRSVVMAGQRHKRFPMGKIDGTRMWQVGEKVRANRTEAEIRIDPFTAGMYCATMMAQIDLLIEKGHCLSEVANESVIEAVDSLNPYMHHKGVAFMVDNCSTTARLGSRKWAPRFDYNLSQQALCEYDAGKGADAKLIDAFKNHKIHGALATCATMRPSVDIAFLD
- a CDS encoding tetratricopeptide repeat protein — protein: MVGKIMIFLCCLLPAPMIASASVVSFEERYVYDAGEADSKLTCRAISLLEVKKLLLERLGTYVQSNTEVVNLQLTRDEVTTLSAGVVKTEIIDEKWDGMSYSLTARVEVDPDSVARMISELIKSDEGGEKIKQLESMNNEAVSRIEDLKQQMAAAQNDLIAINRDYRQAAKVIDSLGAFEKGMDQMREEKFGEAAESFSKAIEMDPRYNNYLMRGKAYRSSRKFDLALADFNKTLELKPTAAEALFQKGRVYLEIGDKRKGVELIQDSARQGNGKARLWLKSKGKSY